In Bacteroidota bacterium, a single window of DNA contains:
- a CDS encoding glycosyltransferase family 4 protein, whose product MALNDSILLLTDEMEPGGVARHVADIANGLVERGIVPVVAASDGPFRSRLRAEVEFIDLPLFSGLDRRKRLLGFLGSYRMLARVIRQKNIRLVHSHKRYTDILGRMLARRRSLPHVSTCHNTFATLKQFSVFGDVTIACSKSAEQMLITDFRIRPEKLVQIYSGIHPFREFTGDEKKRVRQELHIAEGKKIVASVGQLIASKDRSALICAIGNLQKRRRLDNIIFTILGDGEQKETLNQLVKQEGVRESVIFLPGTYSVEALFNVADFMVLSSKQEGLPYVLLEAASLGKPHIATDVGGVSEFVSHEETGLLVPHGSPGQLADGIARLLNNGAEAIDLGRKAKEKFDHQFTFDRFIGRMVQFYEQYLQGR is encoded by the coding sequence ATGGCGCTGAATGATTCAATTTTGCTTCTGACGGACGAGATGGAGCCGGGAGGGGTTGCCCGCCATGTTGCCGATATCGCGAACGGCCTCGTTGAACGGGGCATTGTTCCCGTGGTGGCGGCCAGCGACGGACCGTTTCGTTCAAGATTAAGGGCAGAGGTAGAATTCATCGACCTTCCTTTGTTCTCGGGGCTGGACCGCCGCAAACGGCTTTTGGGATTTTTGGGGTCGTATAGAATGCTGGCTCGCGTCATCCGGCAAAAGAATATTCGCCTAGTTCACTCCCATAAACGCTATACGGATATATTAGGACGGATGTTAGCGCGGAGAAGGTCTCTCCCGCACGTGTCGACGTGTCACAACACCTTTGCGACGCTGAAGCAATTTTCGGTCTTCGGCGATGTGACAATTGCGTGCAGTAAATCCGCGGAGCAGATGCTCATAACGGATTTTCGGATACGGCCGGAGAAGCTGGTGCAGATCTATTCGGGCATTCATCCGTTCAGAGAATTCACCGGAGACGAGAAAAAGCGCGTTCGGCAGGAATTGCACATCGCTGAAGGGAAAAAAATTGTCGCAAGTGTCGGGCAGTTGATCGCATCGAAAGACAGGTCCGCTCTGATATGCGCTATTGGAAACCTCCAGAAAAGGAGAAGGCTTGATAATATCATTTTTACCATTCTAGGCGACGGTGAGCAGAAAGAAACGTTGAATCAGCTGGTCAAGCAGGAAGGCGTTCGCGAAAGCGTAATATTTCTTCCTGGAACGTACAGTGTCGAAGCATTATTCAACGTAGCGGATTTTATGGTGTTATCCTCAAAACAAGAAGGCTTACCGTATGTTCTGCTGGAAGCCGCCAGTCTCGGCAAACCGCACATCGCAACCGATGTCGGCGGCGTCTCCGAGTTTGTTTCACACGAGGAAACCGGGCTTCTTGTCCCGCATGGCAGTCCCGGACAACTTGCCGACGGGATCGCCCGCTTGCTCAACAACGGGGCCGAGGCAATAGATCTCGGGAGAAAAGCAAAAGAGAAATTTGACCATCAGTTCACCTTTGACCGATTTATCGGCCGGATGGTGCAATTTTATGAGCAGTACCTTCAAGGTCGATGA